A window from Archangium lipolyticum encodes these proteins:
- a CDS encoding cytochrome P450: MTDSYPLPKDWRCPLDPPAAYKQLRKEAPMTRVRVWDGSTPWLITRYDHATEALGDPRLSLDFRLPGFPHTSPSSAARLERTLPFPFRPDSEYRVQRAMLVQEFSPRRMETLRPRIQSIVDETLDTMLAGPRPVDLLAAFALPMAIRVICELLGVSYDDYVYLHGLSCTIGSRDSTKDAAGRALDEMEGYFQRLVEENVRNPSDTLIGRIAAEHVRRGTLSAQDAAAMFQMLFHAGHGPTAYMICMGTMALLLHPEQLGELRAIADEPSKLSAAVQELLRYVTVSNSGRQRVATEDITLGGQLIRAGEGVLVQTDSANRDETVFPDPDRMDIHRPPHRNLALGHGIHLCTGRALALIELEVVFRTLFQRVPTLRLAVPVEDIPFKQNDNLLGVHEMPVTW; this comes from the coding sequence ATGACCGATTCCTATCCACTGCCCAAGGACTGGCGGTGCCCGCTGGACCCTCCGGCCGCGTACAAGCAGCTCAGGAAGGAGGCGCCGATGACTCGCGTCCGGGTGTGGGACGGCAGCACGCCCTGGCTGATCACCCGCTACGACCACGCCACCGAGGCCCTCGGAGACCCTCGGCTGAGCCTGGACTTCAGGCTGCCGGGCTTCCCGCACACGTCGCCCTCATCGGCGGCCCGGCTGGAGCGGACCCTTCCCTTCCCCTTCCGCCCCGATTCGGAGTACCGGGTCCAGCGGGCCATGCTCGTGCAGGAGTTCTCGCCGCGGCGGATGGAGACCCTGCGGCCGCGGATCCAGAGCATCGTCGACGAGACGCTCGACACGATGCTGGCCGGGCCGCGGCCGGTCGACCTGCTGGCGGCCTTCGCGCTCCCCATGGCCATCCGCGTCATCTGCGAGCTGCTCGGCGTTTCCTACGACGACTACGTGTACCTGCACGGCCTCAGCTGCACGATCGGCTCCCGCGACTCGACGAAGGATGCAGCCGGAAGGGCGCTGGACGAGATGGAGGGCTATTTCCAACGTCTGGTGGAGGAGAACGTGCGCAACCCCAGCGACACGCTCATCGGCCGCATCGCGGCCGAGCACGTGCGGCGGGGAACGCTGAGCGCGCAGGACGCGGCCGCCATGTTCCAGATGCTGTTCCACGCCGGGCACGGACCCACTGCGTACATGATCTGCATGGGCACGATGGCGCTGTTGCTCCACCCGGAGCAGCTCGGCGAGCTGCGTGCGATCGCGGATGAGCCCTCCAAGCTCTCCGCGGCCGTCCAGGAGCTCCTGCGCTACGTCACCGTCTCGAACAGCGGAAGACAACGCGTCGCCACGGAGGACATCACCCTGGGCGGCCAGCTCATCCGCGCCGGTGAGGGTGTGCTCGTCCAGACGGATTCGGCCAACCGCGATGAGACGGTCTTCCCCGACCCGGACCGCATGGACATCCACCGCCCGCCGCACCGCAACCTCGCCCTCGGCCATGGAATCCACCTGTGCACGGGACGCGCGCTCGCACTGATCGAGCTCGAGGTGGTGTTCCGCACGCTGTTCCAGCGCGTCCCCACCCTGCGGCTGGCCGTGCCCGTCGAGGACATCCCCTTCAAGCAGAACGACAACCTGCTCGGCGTGCACGAGATGCCGGTCACCTGGTAG